In the genome of Bradyrhizobium arachidis, one region contains:
- a CDS encoding IS110 family transposase has product MKLYVGLDVGLEETSVCIVDSEGLTIREVKVSTEPEAIRSAVEGYADRLDRVGVEASSLGIWLYRELQSAGLPIIVVEARHMRVSLSTMRNKTDRNDARGIAQMMRLGWYRAVHVKNIDMQKMRTLLTNRKLLKRKLIDLENHVRGALRAYGLLVGAVARGAFEARIRELIEHSDPIFVMSIQVMLDVRRALLEGYDRLHRVLLQVVQHDPVCRRLMTVPGVGPVVALSFKVGVDDPHRFARSRTVGAHFGLTPKRHQSGTSIDFEGRISKQGDISVREALCEAAASLLLRVRKWSALRAWGLRIAKRSSMLCAIAAVARKLAGILHRMWVSETDFHVGFGAKITQRLRLKPAQ; this is encoded by the coding sequence ATGAAACTGTACGTTGGATTGGACGTCGGCCTTGAAGAAACCAGCGTTTGCATCGTCGATAGCGAGGGTCTTACGATCCGCGAAGTTAAGGTCAGCACGGAGCCAGAGGCGATCCGCTCCGCTGTGGAGGGTTACGCGGATCGCCTCGATAGGGTCGGGGTCGAGGCGTCATCGCTGGGTATCTGGCTGTATCGCGAACTGCAGTCAGCCGGGCTTCCAATCATTGTCGTGGAGGCGCGCCACATGCGCGTTTCGCTATCGACAATGCGCAACAAAACCGACCGAAACGATGCGCGCGGCATCGCGCAAATGATGCGGTTGGGCTGGTACCGCGCCGTGCATGTCAAGAATATCGACATGCAAAAAATGCGCACGCTGCTGACGAACCGGAAGCTGCTCAAGCGCAAATTGATCGACCTCGAGAACCATGTTCGGGGCGCACTGCGGGCCTATGGATTGCTCGTCGGAGCGGTCGCGAGAGGTGCCTTTGAGGCCCGCATCCGCGAGCTGATCGAGCACAGCGACCCGATTTTTGTGATGTCGATCCAGGTCATGCTGGACGTGCGTCGCGCCCTCCTCGAAGGTTACGATCGGCTGCATCGTGTGCTCCTGCAGGTGGTCCAGCATGATCCTGTTTGCCGGCGTCTGATGACGGTTCCAGGCGTCGGTCCGGTCGTTGCCTTGTCATTCAAAGTCGGCGTTGATGACCCTCATCGCTTTGCCCGATCCCGCACGGTGGGCGCCCATTTTGGCCTGACGCCGAAGCGCCACCAGTCCGGGACGTCGATCGATTTTGAGGGGCGCATCAGCAAACAAGGCGATATCTCCGTGAGGGAGGCGCTGTGTGAAGCTGCCGCAAGTCTGCTGCTACGGGTCAGAAAATGGTCGGCATTGCGGGCGTGGGGCCTGCGAATTGCCAAGCGGTCGAGCATGCTGTGTGCGATAGCCGCGGTCGCGCGAAAGCTCGCGGGTATTCTCCACCGGATGTGGGTCAGCGAGACCGATTTCCACGTCGGATTCGGTGCCAAGATCACGCAACGGCTGCGCCTAAAGCCGGCGCAGTAG
- a CDS encoding helix-turn-helix domain-containing protein translates to MDIRKVFGANARRFRLALGLSQEAVAERMGVDRAFVSSMERGLQNATLLTIWQIAQALGVRPADLLEEKVSKARS, encoded by the coding sequence ATGGACATTCGCAAGGTCTTTGGAGCAAACGCGCGTCGATTTCGACTCGCCCTTGGCTTAAGCCAAGAGGCCGTAGCGGAACGCATGGGCGTTGACCGGGCCTTCGTCAGCAGCATGGAGCGAGGGCTTCAAAACGCGACACTGCTCACAATCTGGCAGATTGCCCAAGCGTTGGGGGTCAGGCCAGCAGATCTGCTTGAGGAGAAGGTGTCCAAAGCTCGGTCCTGA
- a CDS encoding IS110 family transposase has translation MQKMRTLLTNRKLLKRKLIDLENHVRGALRAYGLLVGAVARGAFEARVRELIEHSDPIFVMSIQVMLDVRRALLEGYDRLHRVLLQVVQHDPVCRRLMTVPGVGPVVALSFKVGVDDPHRFARSRTVGAHFGLTPKRHQSGTSIDFEGRISKQGDISVREALCEAAASLLLRVRKWSALRAWGLRIAKRSSMLCAIAAVARKLAGILHRMWVSETDFHVGFGAKVTQRLRLKPAQ, from the coding sequence ATGCAGAAAATGCGTACGTTGTTGACCAACCGGAAGCTGCTCAAGCGCAAATTGATCGACCTCGAGAACCATGTTCGGGGTGCACTGCGGGCCTATGGATTGCTCGTCGGAGCGGTTGCCCGAGGTGCCTTTGAGGCCCGTGTCCGCGAGCTGATCGAGCACAGCGACCCGATTTTTGTGATGTCGATCCAGGTCATGCTGGACGTGCGCCGCGCACTCCTCGAGGGCTACGATCGGCTGCATCGCGTGCTCCTGCAGGTGGTCCAGCATGATCCTGTTTGCCGGCGTCTGATGACGGTTCCGGGCGTCGGTCCGGTCGTCGCTTTGTCATTCAAGGTTGGCGTTGATGACCCTCATCGCTTTGCCCGATCCCGCACCGTGGGCGCCCATTTTGGCCTGACGCCGAAGCGCCACCAATCCGGTACATCGATCGATTTTGAGGGGCGGATCAGCAAACAGGGCGATATCTCCGTGCGGGAGGCGCTGTGTGAGGCGGCTGCAAGTCTGCTGCTACGGGTCAGAAAATGGTCGGCCTTGCGGGCGTGGGGCCTGCGGATAGCCAAGCGGTCGAGCATGCTGTGTGCGATTGCCGCGGTCGCGCGGAAGCTCGCGGGTATTCTCCACCGGATGTGGGTCAGCGAGACCGACTTCCACGTCGGATTCGGCGCCAAGGTCACGCAACGGCTGCGCCTAAAGCCAGCGCAGTAG
- the tnpC gene encoding IS66 family transposase, with product MQLDLDNLPSDTALLHRLVRDIASVIAHRNSEIQRLQAIIKQLRRAQFGRRSERLDADQLALGLEDLDIDLSAVEADQASVETSAPTQKLQPKRKPLPDHLPREEVVLNVDSEGCACCGGALHAVGESVSEMLDWVPAQLRVVRICRPKYACRSCGTITQAPAPERPIAGGLATPAMLAQVLVSKYCDHTPLYRQAQIFARHGVELERSTLAGWVGGACWWFAALHDRLCEHMFASDHLFADDTPIPVLDPGRGRTKTGRLWVYARDQRNWGGPEPPAAVYVFAPDRKAERPVAHLAHFKGVLHVDGYAGFERLTDAGNITLAACWAHTRRKFYEIAQAEDTPNAHEALRRIASLYAVEAQVRGQSPAHRLATRRALAKPIVDSLRLWLEVQLPQLPGRGNLAEAIRYALSRWDGLTRFLHDGRIELDTNSVERAIRPVALGRKNHLFAGSDGGGERWAILCSLIETCKLNEVEPYAYLRDVLQRMVDGHPISRLDELLPWAWNAQHPVKT from the coding sequence ATGCAGCTCGACCTCGACAATCTGCCGTCGGATACTGCGCTTCTGCATCGCCTGGTGCGCGACATTGCCTCGGTCATCGCGCATCGGAACAGCGAGATCCAGCGTCTCCAGGCAATCATCAAACAGCTTCGGCGTGCACAATTTGGGCGTCGTTCCGAGCGTCTCGACGCTGATCAACTCGCCCTTGGACTGGAAGACCTGGACATCGATCTGTCGGCTGTCGAGGCAGATCAAGCCTCGGTTGAGACGTCTGCGCCGACGCAGAAACTGCAGCCGAAGCGCAAGCCGCTGCCGGATCATCTGCCCCGCGAAGAGGTTGTGCTCAACGTCGATAGTGAGGGATGTGCGTGCTGCGGCGGCGCGCTGCATGCGGTCGGTGAGAGCGTCAGTGAGATGCTGGACTGGGTGCCAGCGCAGTTGCGCGTGGTGCGCATCTGCCGCCCGAAATATGCCTGCCGCAGCTGCGGAACGATCACCCAGGCTCCCGCGCCCGAACGACCGATCGCCGGCGGTTTGGCCACGCCAGCCATGCTCGCGCAGGTGCTGGTCAGCAAATATTGCGACCACACGCCGCTCTACCGGCAGGCGCAGATTTTTGCCCGTCATGGCGTCGAACTGGAGCGCTCGACATTGGCCGGATGGGTCGGCGGCGCGTGCTGGTGGTTTGCGGCCCTGCACGATCGGCTGTGCGAACACATGTTCGCGTCGGATCACCTGTTTGCCGACGACACTCCAATCCCTGTGCTCGATCCCGGCCGAGGGCGCACCAAGACCGGACGGCTGTGGGTGTATGCCCGCGATCAACGGAACTGGGGTGGACCCGAGCCGCCGGCTGCGGTTTATGTGTTCGCGCCCGACCGGAAAGCGGAGCGCCCGGTGGCGCATCTGGCGCACTTCAAGGGCGTTCTGCACGTCGACGGCTACGCGGGATTCGAGCGGCTGACCGATGCCGGAAATATCACTCTCGCCGCATGTTGGGCGCACACCAGGCGCAAGTTCTACGAGATTGCGCAAGCCGAGGACACGCCCAACGCGCACGAGGCCTTGCGTCGTATCGCCAGCCTCTATGCCGTCGAAGCGCAGGTGCGTGGTCAATCGCCGGCGCATCGGTTGGCTACGCGGCGCGCCCTCGCCAAGCCGATCGTTGACAGCCTTCGCCTTTGGCTCGAGGTGCAGCTCCCTCAACTGCCCGGCCGCGGCAATCTCGCCGAAGCGATCCGATATGCGCTGTCGCGCTGGGATGGATTGACCCGATTCCTCCATGACGGCCGCATCGAACTCGACACAAACTCCGTCGAGCGGGCGATCCGACCTGTGGCGCTCGGCCGCAAGAACCATCTCTTTGCCGGTAGCGACGGCGGCGGCGAACGATGGGCAATCCTCTGTTCGCTGATCGAGACGTGCAAGCTCAATGAAGTCGAGCCTTACGCATATCTGCGTGACGTGCTGCAGCGAATGGTCGATGGACACCCGATCAGCCGTCTCGACGAACTGCTGCCGTGGGCCTGGAACGCTCAGCATCCTGTCAAGACCTGA
- a CDS encoding S26 family signal peptidase — MTGRLMMLAVTMGVAAALVATIVLQPLPLYIWNASSSVPIGLYRLRPADQFQVTELVAVQPPEPLATFLDLNGYLPIGVPMLKRVLALPGQTVCRTGLTISVDDVAVGEARDRDGRGRPLPKWQGCRVVGNGEIFLMNWQSRDSLDGRYFGFLPASAVIGRAMPVWTWEE, encoded by the coding sequence ATGACAGGCCGCCTAATGATGCTGGCCGTGACGATGGGGGTTGCTGCTGCGCTCGTCGCGACGATCGTCCTGCAGCCGCTTCCGCTTTACATCTGGAACGCATCCTCGAGCGTGCCGATCGGTCTCTACCGCCTCCGACCGGCGGACCAATTCCAAGTCACTGAATTGGTCGCCGTGCAGCCGCCGGAGCCGCTCGCGACCTTCCTCGACCTTAACGGCTATTTGCCCATTGGCGTCCCCATGCTGAAGCGCGTGCTCGCCCTTCCCGGCCAGACCGTTTGCAGAACCGGCCTCACGATTTCGGTCGACGACGTCGCGGTGGGCGAGGCGAGGGATCGCGACGGACGCGGGCGGCCATTGCCGAAATGGCAGGGCTGCCGCGTCGTCGGAAACGGCGAGATCTTTCTCATGAACTGGCAGTCTCGCGACTCTCTTGATGGCCGATATTTTGGATTCTTGCCGGCGTCAGCAGTGATCGGCCGTGCGATGCCGGTGTGGACGTGGGAGGAGTGA
- a CDS encoding DUF2285 domain-containing protein has translation MADDGRAPSRPLLDLTTGQMRRAVDGWHAVLRIGAVDHRVWSKEPPVLGASYTAELPFDGDFDARTYAARRLWRAMNGRAPGPAFYRLSRHRRERLSAAIRALDAHRAGGSYRVIAAALFGKKRIPDRAWKTYDLRNRTIRLVQGGLTLMRGGYRKLLRPGRRHG, from the coding sequence ATGGCCGACGACGGCCGGGCGCCGTCTCGGCCACTGCTCGACCTTACGACCGGCCAGATGCGCCGCGCTGTCGACGGCTGGCACGCCGTGCTGCGTATTGGCGCTGTAGATCATCGTGTCTGGTCCAAAGAGCCGCCGGTGCTCGGCGCGTCATACACGGCCGAACTGCCGTTTGATGGCGATTTCGACGCGCGTACGTATGCAGCCCGCCGGCTGTGGCGTGCGATGAATGGACGCGCGCCAGGCCCTGCCTTTTACCGATTATCTAGACACCGGCGCGAACGCCTGAGCGCTGCGATCCGTGCGCTCGATGCTCACAGAGCCGGCGGAAGCTACCGCGTTATCGCCGCGGCGCTTTTCGGCAAAAAGCGGATCCCCGATCGTGCCTGGAAGACGTATGATCTGCGCAATCGAACAATCCGCCTGGTGCAAGGCGGCCTCACGTTGATGCGCGGTGGTTACCGCAAACTTCTGCGGCCCGGGCGCAGACACGGATAG
- a CDS encoding DUF2285 domain-containing protein, with protein MSKPPLDPDVADVAPNEPALTAYDEQHVVTYVRLLQAEGEGADWREVARVVLHMDPKREPERARSAYQSHLARAKWVTEQGRMLRGTGSK; from the coding sequence ATGTCGAAGCCGCCGCTAGATCCTGACGTCGCGGATGTCGCGCCGAATGAGCCGGCGCTGACTGCCTATGACGAACAGCATGTCGTCACGTACGTTCGCCTTCTGCAGGCCGAGGGCGAGGGGGCGGACTGGCGCGAAGTGGCTCGAGTGGTCTTGCACATGGACCCCAAGCGAGAGCCAGAACGTGCGCGGAGCGCATATCAGAGTCATCTTGCGCGCGCCAAATGGGTAACTGAGCAGGGCCGCATGTTACGTGGTACGGGCTCCAAGTAG
- a CDS encoding DUF736 domain-containing protein, with amino-acid sequence MANIGSFKKVGNDFQGEIATLSLQAKGVRIVAETSRSNDNAPSYRIYVGRAEIGAAWSKRSEEGRDYLSLKLDDPSFNAPIYANLFDDEGGEGYTLLWSRPRKNGE; translated from the coding sequence ATGGCTAACATCGGTTCTTTCAAGAAGGTCGGCAATGATTTCCAGGGCGAGATCGCCACCCTGAGCCTGCAAGCCAAGGGCGTCCGTATCGTCGCCGAGACAAGCCGGTCCAACGACAACGCCCCCAGTTACCGCATCTACGTGGGTCGCGCGGAAATCGGGGCAGCCTGGTCGAAGCGCTCCGAGGAGGGCCGTGACTACCTCTCGCTCAAGCTCGACGATCCCTCGTTCAACGCGCCGATCTACGCGAACCTGTTCGATGACGAAGGCGGCGAGGGCTACACCCTCCTCTGGTCGCGGCCGCGAAAGAACGGCGAGTAA
- a CDS encoding transcriptional regulator domain-containing protein, translating into MPELDWRSPDSYKSLQDAEITDIAWECLRRNADYRREYEVMIANSPNGEVTDEFRRKWGICFRP; encoded by the coding sequence ATGCCTGAATTAGACTGGCGGTCGCCGGATTCCTACAAGAGCCTACAAGACGCCGAAATCACCGACATCGCCTGGGAATGTCTTCGCCGCAACGCCGACTATCGGCGTGAGTACGAGGTGATGATTGCCAACAGTCCGAACGGCGAAGTGACTGACGAATTTAGGAGGAAATGGGGTATCTGCTTTCGCCCATGA
- the tnpA gene encoding IS66 family insertion sequence element accessory protein TnpA, giving the protein MGTEYFKNEARRSFWSVHVEAWRRSGLSKRKYCRQHRLSGGTFDRWLQHLVDAETLKMRAELRREERRERLRKKRAPVSKDLRCRAVQAFWAMHVEAMRWCGLSMQAYARAHGISQHSLRRWRDLIDANEVEIDWRTHLHPSARPLISTSVSSAAKGSRIRSRLTDAPTVDPPSDGRANRRRFSDEEKLAIVTESELPDATAAEVCRRHGIVTSMLFRWRVQFGFSKRVRAKLAAVKVAGAQSATLVLNDLLQPPDGMTAIELDDGRRVFAPVGSDPDAVRRHVIEQETAR; this is encoded by the coding sequence GTGGGTACGGAATATTTCAAGAACGAAGCGCGTCGTTCTTTTTGGTCGGTACACGTTGAAGCGTGGCGGCGAAGCGGTCTCAGCAAGCGCAAATACTGTCGTCAGCACCGTCTCAGTGGCGGCACATTCGATCGCTGGCTGCAGCATCTGGTTGACGCCGAGACGTTGAAAATGCGCGCCGAATTGCGTCGCGAGGAACGTCGGGAGCGGCTCCGCAAGAAGCGGGCTCCAGTGTCGAAGGACCTCCGCTGCAGAGCCGTGCAAGCGTTCTGGGCGATGCACGTTGAAGCGATGAGGTGGTGCGGACTGAGCATGCAAGCGTATGCCCGGGCACATGGCATATCGCAGCACAGCCTGCGGCGGTGGCGCGATCTGATCGACGCCAATGAGGTTGAAATCGACTGGCGGACGCACCTTCATCCGAGTGCCCGCCCACTAATAAGCACTAGTGTTAGCAGCGCTGCTAAGGGGTCTCGCATCAGAAGTCGCTTGACGGATGCACCAACCGTCGATCCGCCGAGCGACGGACGCGCCAACCGGCGTCGCTTCAGTGACGAGGAAAAGCTCGCGATAGTGACCGAGTCCGAGCTCCCCGACGCCACCGCCGCCGAGGTTTGCCGGCGCCACGGCATCGTCACCAGCATGTTGTTCCGGTGGCGGGTCCAGTTCGGGTTCAGCAAGCGGGTGCGGGCTAAGTTGGCGGCTGTGAAGGTCGCCGGAGCGCAATCCGCAACGCTCGTCCTGAACGATCTGTTACAGCCGCCCGACGGCATGACGGCTATCGAATTGGACGATGGGCGTCGCGTCTTCGCACCGGTCGGCAGCGATCCGGATGCAGTCCGTCGCCACGTCATTGAGCAGGAGACCGCTCGATGA
- the tnpB gene encoding IS66 family insertion sequence element accessory protein TnpB (TnpB, as the term is used for proteins encoded by IS66 family insertion elements, is considered an accessory protein, since TnpC, encoded by a neighboring gene, is a DDE family transposase.), translating to MMIVPAGVKVHLALGYTDMRKGLDGLAALVQEQLKKDPFSGHLFAFRGKKASTLKILFWDGSGLCLFSKRLDQGGFIWPRMSDPGGTVTLSPAQLAMLIEGIDWRTPERRWRPAIAG from the coding sequence ATGATGATCGTGCCGGCCGGCGTAAAAGTGCATTTGGCTTTGGGGTATACCGACATGCGCAAGGGCCTGGATGGCCTCGCCGCGCTCGTTCAGGAACAACTCAAGAAGGATCCATTCTCCGGCCACCTGTTTGCCTTCCGAGGCAAGAAGGCAAGCACGCTGAAGATCCTGTTCTGGGACGGCAGCGGGCTTTGCCTGTTCAGTAAGAGGCTCGACCAGGGCGGCTTCATCTGGCCGAGAATGAGCGATCCCGGCGGCACCGTGACGCTGTCCCCGGCACAGCTTGCCATGCTGATCGAAGGCATCGATTGGCGCACACCCGAGCGTCGATGGCGACCGGCCATCGCGGGTTGA
- a CDS encoding lytic transglycosylase domain-containing protein, with the protein MRIRRVFLAIPLFDRLRDHFSLSIDVCKAGATLTACLGRLGTRVCAVVPLMLLLTAYGSAALAQSGSAAQPAISQTAHPFASFINEASQRFAIAPNWIRSVQSIESAGDVHARSPKGAMGLMQIMPATWAELRERYNLGNDPYDPRDNILAGTAYLRELLDRYGSPGVFAAYNAGPSRYEEHLAGGPLPDETRVYVAKPANLLTIELPPRWRSSGQSSAAATLFVTRSDLMKTRDRLLALMPSGGVTTAISAGDVSHLVPRPIGMFVPRSDSGASQ; encoded by the coding sequence GTGCGTATTCGACGTGTTTTCCTTGCCATTCCCCTGTTCGATCGATTGCGGGATCATTTCTCCCTCTCGATCGATGTCTGCAAGGCTGGCGCAACCCTGACCGCGTGCTTGGGTCGGTTGGGCACGCGCGTTTGTGCTGTCGTGCCCCTGATGCTTCTTCTGACCGCGTATGGCAGTGCTGCTTTGGCCCAGAGCGGATCAGCCGCCCAGCCGGCGATCAGTCAGACCGCTCACCCATTTGCCAGCTTTATCAATGAAGCCTCACAACGCTTTGCGATCGCGCCGAACTGGATCCGATCGGTCCAAAGCATCGAGAGTGCTGGTGATGTGCACGCCAGATCGCCAAAAGGCGCAATGGGCCTGATGCAAATCATGCCGGCGACTTGGGCGGAACTTCGCGAGCGTTACAATCTCGGGAACGACCCCTACGACCCGCGTGACAACATTCTGGCCGGCACGGCTTACTTGCGCGAACTGCTGGATCGGTATGGCTCCCCTGGGGTGTTTGCCGCGTACAACGCGGGACCATCTCGCTATGAGGAGCATCTCGCAGGCGGTCCTCTGCCAGACGAGACGCGAGTATATGTCGCAAAGCCTGCAAATCTGCTTACCATCGAACTGCCGCCGAGATGGAGGTCCAGTGGACAGTCATCAGCAGCTGCGACGCTATTCGTCACGCGATCGGATCTCATGAAAACGCGCGATCGGCTGCTGGCGCTCATGCCGTCGGGCGGTGTCACGACCGCAATCTCGGCGGGCGATGTATCGCACCTGGTTCCCCGGCCCATTGGCATGTTCGTCCCTCGATCGGATTCGGGAGCATCGCAATGA
- a CDS encoding helix-turn-helix transcriptional regulator, which yields MPDPMAGLPPRFLRTPEAARYLGLSGRTLEKHRTYGTGPTYRKIGGRVVYAVDDLKAWADRGAKTSTSDPGKGTVLPAKKHPALRPYAGQERR from the coding sequence ATGCCCGATCCGATGGCCGGTCTTCCCCCGCGATTCCTGCGTACACCTGAGGCCGCGCGCTACCTTGGCCTCTCCGGCCGCACGCTGGAGAAGCACCGCACGTACGGCACCGGACCCACTTATCGGAAGATTGGCGGACGTGTCGTCTACGCCGTCGATGACCTGAAAGCGTGGGCCGACCGCGGTGCCAAGACGTCGACATCGGATCCCGGCAAGGGGACCGTACTGCCCGCTAAGAAGCATCCGGCCTTGCGTCCCTACGCTGGCCAAGAACGTCGCTGA
- a CDS encoding IS110 family transposase: MDFYAGLDVSLEATNICVVDGDGKVIREAKLDTDPDAIELFLAEWGIHLKRVGLEAFSYSAWLFTALAEKGLPVTCIETRHAKAALNAMLNKTDRNDAKGIAQMMRTGWFRAVHVKSEGAQTLRALLVGRKALLGKVLDMENMIRGLLRPFGLKVGEISVGRFDARVREIMAGKKDLEAIVTPLLDARGAMRLQLAKLQRLALAAARSDNCVRRMMTVPGVGALVALTFRATVDDPARFKKSTNVGAHFGLTPRRYQSGQTDRIGSISKCGDELTRAMLYEAAIAILTRISKNFKLRLWGLRLARKKGLKRAATAVARALAVLLHKIWIDGTTFRFGAGGKRGRVAAAM; this comes from the coding sequence ATGGACTTCTATGCAGGGCTCGACGTATCGCTGGAGGCGACGAATATTTGCGTGGTGGACGGCGACGGCAAGGTCATCCGGGAGGCGAAACTCGACACCGATCCGGACGCGATCGAGCTGTTTTTGGCGGAATGGGGCATTCACCTCAAGCGCGTCGGGCTGGAGGCGTTCTCCTACTCGGCCTGGCTGTTCACGGCGCTCGCCGAAAAGGGCCTCCCTGTGACCTGCATTGAGACCCGGCATGCCAAGGCGGCACTGAACGCGATGCTGAACAAGACCGATCGCAACGACGCCAAGGGCATCGCGCAAATGATGCGAACCGGCTGGTTCCGTGCGGTCCATGTCAAATCGGAGGGCGCGCAGACGCTGCGGGCGCTGCTGGTCGGACGCAAGGCGCTGCTCGGTAAGGTGCTGGATATGGAGAACATGATCCGCGGCCTGTTGCGCCCGTTTGGCCTCAAGGTCGGCGAGATCTCGGTGGGCCGCTTCGACGCGCGGGTGCGCGAGATCATGGCCGGGAAGAAGGATTTGGAGGCCATCGTCACGCCGCTCTTGGACGCCCGCGGCGCAATGCGGCTGCAGCTGGCAAAGCTGCAGCGCCTGGCGCTGGCGGCGGCGCGCAGCGACAACTGTGTGCGGCGGATGATGACCGTGCCCGGTGTTGGCGCGCTCGTGGCGCTGACATTCCGCGCAACGGTCGACGACCCGGCGCGCTTCAAGAAGTCGACCAATGTCGGCGCCCATTTCGGCCTGACGCCACGGCGCTACCAATCCGGACAAACCGATCGCATCGGCAGCATCTCCAAATGCGGCGACGAGCTGACGCGGGCGATGCTGTACGAGGCGGCAATCGCGATCCTCACGCGCATTTCGAAAAACTTCAAACTCCGCTTGTGGGGCTTGCGGCTGGCCAGGAAGAAGGGACTGAAGCGCGCGGCGACCGCCGTGGCGCGCGCGCTCGCCGTGCTGCTGCACAAGATCTGGATCGATGGCACCACCTTCCGGTTTGGCGCCGGCGGCAAGCGCGGCCGGGTTGCTGCGGCGATGTAA
- a CDS encoding replication initiator protein A: protein MRRKHHSERDQLELFRALPGDLAPRDAQDLMAYPFFSLAKTKRIVPIDFRAGAIAIRVEAVPEHGMATIWDADVLIWAASQIVEARDAGLKTSRLMAATPYEILTFVGRGTSARDYDRLKAGLDRLQSTTVLTSIRQPAERRRHRFSWINEWKETADANGRPFGLELILPDWFYAGVIDDALVLTIDRAYFELTGGLERWLYRLVRKHGGRQDGGWSFDLLHLHAKSGILSPLKHFAYDVRQIVQRQALPGYHLVLTRDPDGTERLNFAPTPVHPLTARLRRRGLIPNSEDNL, encoded by the coding sequence ATGCGACGCAAGCACCATTCCGAGCGCGACCAGCTTGAGCTTTTTCGGGCGCTGCCCGGCGATCTGGCGCCTCGCGATGCGCAGGATCTGATGGCGTATCCGTTCTTCTCCCTCGCAAAGACCAAGCGGATCGTGCCGATCGATTTCCGTGCAGGCGCAATCGCAATTCGTGTCGAAGCCGTCCCGGAACATGGCATGGCGACCATCTGGGATGCAGACGTTCTGATCTGGGCTGCTTCCCAAATCGTCGAAGCCCGTGACGCCGGCTTGAAGACGTCGCGCCTGATGGCCGCAACGCCATACGAGATTTTGACGTTCGTCGGCCGCGGCACCAGCGCACGTGACTACGACCGGCTGAAGGCGGGTCTCGACAGACTTCAGTCAACGACCGTGCTGACGTCGATCCGTCAACCGGCAGAACGGCGACGCCATCGCTTCTCCTGGATCAACGAGTGGAAGGAGACGGCGGATGCAAATGGCCGCCCATTCGGGCTCGAGCTGATCCTGCCGGATTGGTTCTACGCCGGCGTCATCGACGACGCGCTCGTGCTGACGATCGACCGCGCCTATTTCGAGCTCACCGGCGGCCTTGAGCGGTGGCTCTACCGCCTCGTGCGCAAGCACGGCGGCCGCCAGGATGGGGGCTGGAGCTTTGACCTTCTGCATCTCCATGCCAAGTCGGGCATCCTCTCGCCGCTCAAGCACTTTGCTTACGACGTACGTCAGATCGTCCAGCGCCAGGCATTGCCGGGCTATCACCTCGTGCTCACGCGCGATCCTGATGGCACCGAGCGGCTGAACTTCGCGCCAACGCCTGTTCATCCCTTAACGGCACGCTTGCGTCGGCGCGGTCTCATTCCAAATTCGGAGGACAACCTGTGA
- a CDS encoding DUF2840 domain-containing protein, with protein sequence MSDLTEVEVLWLEKRIENRIRFGRIVKERKLDRNRRVLSFAPGSIFAFVRWTSNDFGTIISRIDILRAVAPGQRCLTVPYVKPGGEILLRLSGWPKVERVLQMIDAVEALGIDPADVAPDHWHHVHNRLSVNENPRPYTKARHQAWLHRQKVMR encoded by the coding sequence ATGAGCGATCTTACCGAAGTAGAAGTGCTGTGGCTCGAGAAGCGCATCGAAAACCGGATTCGGTTCGGTCGCATTGTCAAGGAGCGGAAGCTTGATCGGAACCGTCGCGTCCTGTCATTTGCGCCCGGCAGCATCTTTGCCTTCGTCCGTTGGACCTCGAACGACTTTGGGACGATTATTTCGCGGATCGACATCTTGCGCGCGGTCGCGCCCGGACAGCGCTGCTTGACCGTGCCATATGTGAAGCCCGGCGGAGAGATTTTGCTACGTCTGTCGGGCTGGCCGAAGGTCGAGCGAGTGCTGCAAATGATCGATGCCGTTGAGGCGCTCGGCATCGATCCAGCTGATGTCGCGCCTGATCATTGGCATCATGTTCATAACCGCCTGTCCGTCAACGAAAACCCGCGCCCATACACGAAAGCGCGCCATCAGGCCTGGCTTCATCGCCAAAAGGTGATGCGATGA